The Flavobacterium psychrophilum genome includes a region encoding these proteins:
- a CDS encoding conjugal transfer protein TraJ — MKRFKKVAFLATLGLLFPYVASAQGMADEMQSLHGVLEELYDEMMPLCSNLMGVGQGIAGFAALWYIASRVWKHLAAAEPIDFYPLFRPFVLGFCITIFPSVLAMINGVMKPTVTATAAMVENSNQAIEVLLERKEEAIMNSDVWQMYVGEDGSGDRDRWYKYTHDDADPDDEGFFEGIGNDIKFAAAKMSYNFRNSVKEWMSEVLRILFEAAALCINTLRTFQLIVLSILGPLVFGLAVFDGLHNTLSAWLARYLNIFLWLPVANIFGGIIGKIQEKMLQIDIDQIGNYGDTFFSRTDMAYMVFMIIGIIGYFTVPSVANYIVHAAGGSALTQKTTSILSASYSTVASTSTTAGQYTTGMAADGAKLVVDGAKATGQGAAVAGGYMADKLKGN, encoded by the coding sequence ATGAAACGATTTAAAAAGGTTGCTTTTTTAGCAACCCTGGGATTACTATTCCCATATGTAGCGTCAGCGCAAGGCATGGCCGATGAGATGCAGAGCCTACATGGAGTGCTTGAGGAATTGTATGATGAGATGATGCCCCTGTGTAGTAATCTTATGGGAGTTGGGCAAGGTATCGCGGGTTTTGCTGCGTTGTGGTACATTGCCTCAAGGGTGTGGAAACACTTGGCAGCAGCAGAGCCGATTGACTTTTATCCGTTGTTCCGCCCGTTTGTACTGGGCTTCTGTATTACCATATTTCCGTCAGTGCTAGCGATGATTAACGGGGTAATGAAACCTACGGTTACTGCTACTGCGGCTATGGTTGAGAATTCCAACCAGGCCATTGAAGTATTATTGGAAAGGAAAGAAGAAGCTATTATGAATAGCGATGTCTGGCAGATGTATGTAGGGGAAGACGGTAGTGGCGACCGGGATCGCTGGTATAAGTACACCCATGATGATGCTGACCCCGATGACGAAGGTTTTTTCGAGGGTATCGGCAACGATATAAAGTTTGCTGCAGCCAAGATGTCCTATAATTTCCGGAATTCGGTAAAGGAATGGATGAGCGAGGTACTTCGTATACTCTTTGAAGCGGCTGCGCTCTGTATTAATACCCTGCGGACCTTCCAACTTATTGTCTTGTCAATATTAGGACCCTTGGTATTTGGCTTGGCTGTTTTTGACGGTTTGCACAATACCCTTAGCGCATGGCTGGCACGCTATCTGAATATATTCCTCTGGCTGCCGGTAGCTAATATATTCGGGGGAATTATCGGGAAGATACAGGAAAAGATGCTCCAAATCGACATTGACCAGATCGGGAACTATGGTGATACCTTTTTCAGCAGGACGGACATGGCCTATATGGTATTTATGATAATCGGTATCATAGGTTACTTTACAGTACCCTCAGTTGCCAATTACATCGTACACGCTGCCGGAGGCAGTGCCCTTACCCAAAAAACAACCAGTATTTTGAGCGCAAGCTATAGTACTGTTGCCAGCACGTCTACAACTGCCGGACAGTATACTACAGGTATGGCCGCCGATGGAGCAAAGCTTGTAGTAGATGGAGCGAAAGCGACAGGGCAAGGAGCGGCAGTAGCTGGCGGGTATATGGCAGATAAACTAAAAGGAAACTAA
- a CDS encoding conjugal transfer protein, which yields MFTKMKNIDSAFRYVRLFTLVVIICSLAVAALSLYKSFSLVSQMQGKIYILANGKAIEAFAADRKDNIPVEARDHVKAFHKFFFTLDPDEKVIRTNINKALNLADGTAKRVYDDLKEKGYYAGIISGNISQGIEVDSVQVDIKGYPYHFRCYATQQITRATTTVIRSLITEGALRNVSRSDNNPHGFLIEHWATIENRDIATENRK from the coding sequence ATGTTCACAAAAATGAAAAACATCGACAGCGCATTCCGTTATGTACGGCTCTTTACCCTTGTAGTAATTATATGTAGCCTCGCTGTCGCTGCCCTCAGCCTGTATAAAAGCTTTAGCTTGGTGTCGCAGATGCAGGGTAAAATTTACATACTTGCTAATGGTAAAGCTATAGAAGCCTTCGCTGCAGACCGAAAGGACAATATACCGGTAGAAGCCCGCGATCATGTAAAGGCCTTCCATAAGTTCTTCTTTACACTTGATCCTGATGAAAAAGTAATACGTACCAATATCAACAAGGCCTTAAACCTTGCAGATGGTACTGCAAAAAGAGTGTATGACGACCTCAAGGAGAAGGGGTATTATGCCGGGATAATTTCGGGGAATATCAGCCAGGGTATTGAGGTAGACAGCGTACAGGTAGATATAAAAGGCTATCCGTACCATTTCAGGTGCTACGCTACCCAACAGATCACAAGGGCTACAACAACGGTTATCCGCAGCCTGATTACCGAAGGGGCTCTCAGGAATGTGTCCCGCAGCGACAACAACCCGCACGGCTTTTTGATAGAACATTGGGCGACCATAGAGAACCGCGATATTGCTACAGAAAACCGAAAATAA
- a CDS encoding recombinase yields MLENSFRLTFFLKSPKKVTSQRLIYLRITVDGIAKETSTKQKWDIKRWDQQSCRATGNKEDAKAINFYLDTLTNKIVQFKAELILNSHTITSQRIIDYVLGRDVSRAKLLEEFQQHNDELKALVGTGEYAIGTHKRFVVAKNHVKEFIEFKYRIEDIEFRDLKYEFIKDYEFYLKTVKHCNSNTTLKHITYVRKMVIRALHRDIIQKDPFASFKGKRTKVLKSPLSLEELTAIEDYTFATRRLSVIRDVFIFQCYTGLAYVDVFNLKHSDIKNGIDGKLWIIKTRQKTASPFHVPLLPQAIKIMDRYKEDPVCLIRGTILPVASNQKMNEYLKEIAALCGLTCSLNTHKARRTFGSTVTLANGVPIHVVKEMLGHSSVKQTEEYAITEQMAIGREMEVLKERLADPNERHLSNNDEVILELKKEIAELKLKLAIQ; encoded by the coding sequence ATGTTAGAGAACAGTTTTAGGCTTACATTTTTTTTAAAGTCACCAAAGAAGGTGACAAGCCAGAGATTAATTTATTTAAGGATCACAGTTGATGGAATAGCAAAAGAGACATCAACCAAACAAAAATGGGACATTAAACGTTGGGATCAGCAATCCTGCAGAGCGACGGGGAATAAGGAGGATGCAAAGGCAATTAACTTCTATCTTGATACGCTCACCAATAAAATCGTTCAATTTAAAGCAGAATTAATATTGAATTCCCACACGATAACTTCGCAGCGTATTATTGATTACGTACTGGGAAGAGATGTCTCAAGGGCGAAGTTGCTGGAGGAGTTCCAGCAACACAACGATGAATTAAAAGCTCTTGTAGGTACTGGAGAATATGCAATTGGGACACACAAGAGGTTTGTAGTAGCAAAAAACCATGTTAAAGAATTCATTGAATTTAAATACCGAATCGAAGATATTGAATTTAGGGATTTGAAATATGAATTTATAAAAGACTACGAGTTTTATCTCAAGACGGTAAAGCACTGCAACAGTAATACTACGCTAAAACATATTACCTATGTAAGAAAGATGGTAATCAGAGCCTTGCACAGGGACATCATTCAAAAAGACCCATTTGCCAGTTTTAAGGGGAAAAGGACAAAAGTTCTTAAAAGTCCCTTAAGCCTCGAAGAACTTACGGCAATAGAAGACTACACCTTTGCAACCAGAAGATTAAGTGTAATAAGGGATGTATTCATTTTTCAGTGCTATACCGGGCTGGCCTATGTAGATGTATTTAATCTAAAACATAGTGATATTAAAAATGGTATTGATGGAAAGTTATGGATCATTAAAACACGTCAAAAGACAGCAAGCCCTTTCCATGTACCGTTACTTCCGCAGGCAATTAAGATTATGGATCGTTATAAGGAAGATCCCGTCTGTCTGATAAGGGGAACAATTCTTCCTGTGGCTTCAAATCAGAAAATGAATGAGTATCTAAAAGAAATTGCGGCATTATGCGGGCTTACATGTAGTCTCAATACCCATAAAGCCAGAAGAACATTTGGAAGTACCGTTACTCTCGCCAATGGTGTCCCTATCCATGTGGTAAAGGAGATGCTTGGGCATAGTTCCGTTAAACAAACTGAAGAGTATGCAATTACTGAACAAATGGCAATAGGGAGAGAAATGGAAGTACTAAAAGAAAGATTGGCTGATCCTAACGAAAGACATTTGTCAAATAATGATGAAGTTATTCTTGAACTAAAAAAGGAAATTGCAGAGCTTAAATTAAAGCTTGCAATCCAATAG
- a CDS encoding shikimate kinase, which translates to MEKIILCGYMASGKTTTAHLLAKASGLPYIDLDEVLEQKSGKTISELFEEVGEVKFRKMEHEALNSIVSRSEGFVLSLGGGTPCYANNHLVMEREDVVSVYLKVSIPELGRRIRQQEGKRPLVKKLGDEELDEFIAKHLFERSYFYHKAKHVLSADGKTPEDMVNEIMSLY; encoded by the coding sequence ATGGAAAAAATAATATTGTGCGGATATATGGCTTCGGGCAAAACTACAACGGCACATTTGCTGGCAAAAGCGTCGGGTTTACCCTATATAGATCTTGATGAGGTACTGGAACAGAAATCTGGCAAGACTATATCGGAGCTGTTTGAGGAGGTAGGGGAGGTTAAATTTCGTAAAATGGAACATGAGGCTCTTAATAGTATAGTAAGTCGCTCAGAGGGCTTTGTTTTAAGCCTGGGTGGTGGTACGCCTTGTTACGCCAATAATCATTTAGTAATGGAAAGGGAAGATGTGGTTTCTGTATACTTAAAAGTATCTATACCCGAGTTGGGCAGGCGTATACGCCAACAGGAAGGAAAACGCCCGCTCGTAAAAAAGCTGGGCGATGAAGAACTGGATGAGTTTATTGCTAAACATCTTTTTGAACGCAGTTATTTTTACCATAAGGCAAAACACGTCCTTTCTGCCGATGGCAAGACCCCGGAAGATATGGTAAACGAAATAATGAGCCTGTATTAA
- a CDS encoding phosphoribosyltransferase — protein MMKNIILTQQEIDHKTKRIAYQIYETFPEDTEVVLAGIAKNGYLFAQKLGTELEKISDIKVTLCEVTINKQQPLEPVKTSLPSEAYANKSLVLVDDVLNSGTTLIYGVKHFLEVPLKKFKTAVLVDRNHKQYPVKADFKGLSLSTSLRENVQVVLDENDQHAYLED, from the coding sequence ATAATGAAAAATATTATCCTTACACAACAGGAAATAGACCACAAAACTAAACGTATTGCATATCAGATATATGAAACTTTTCCTGAAGACACCGAAGTGGTATTGGCAGGGATAGCTAAGAACGGCTACCTGTTTGCCCAAAAGCTTGGTACAGAACTTGAAAAAATATCTGACATTAAGGTAACCCTGTGTGAAGTAACGATAAACAAACAGCAGCCGTTGGAGCCGGTAAAAACATCTTTACCTTCCGAAGCCTATGCTAACAAAAGCCTTGTATTGGTAGACGACGTACTTAACAGCGGCACTACCCTTATTTATGGCGTAAAGCATTTTCTTGAAGTACCCCTTAAAAAGTTTAAAACTGCCGTACTTGTAGACAGGAACCACAAACAATATCCCGTTAAGGCCGATTTTAAAGGGCTGTCGCTTTCTACCTCCCTGCGTGAAAACGTTCAGGTGGTTTTAGATGAAAACGACCAGCACGCCTATTTGGAAGATTAA
- a CDS encoding RNA-binding protein, which yields MRIDKYLWCVRYYKTRSIATQAILKGHVTVNGQQAKPSRDVFAGDKVTVRRDQINYILSILDVPANRVGPKLVDMYRKDETPPESFEHLELLKLSKAHYRAAGTGRPTKKDRRDLDEYGLDIDDDDE from the coding sequence ATGAGGATAGACAAATATTTATGGTGCGTACGCTATTATAAAACCCGCAGCATTGCAACACAGGCTATATTAAAAGGCCATGTTACGGTTAACGGGCAACAGGCCAAACCATCGCGCGATGTTTTTGCGGGTGATAAAGTAACCGTTCGACGTGACCAGATAAACTATATATTAAGTATACTGGATGTTCCTGCCAATCGTGTGGGTCCAAAACTGGTAGATATGTACCGCAAAGACGAAACACCACCCGAATCATTCGAGCACCTGGAGCTTCTTAAGCTCTCTAAAGCCCACTATCGCGCTGCCGGTACCGGAAGGCCTACCAAAAAAGACAGGCGTGACCTCGATGAATACGGACTGGATATTGATGACGACGACGAATAA
- a CDS encoding transketolase, translated as MKKYTNTGNKDTRSGFGAGLTELGKTNENVVALCADLIGSLKMDDFKANHPERFFQVGIAEANMIGMAAGLTIGGKIPFTGTFANFSTGRVYDQIRQSVAYSDKNVKICASHAGLTLGEDGATHQILEDIGLMKMLPGMTVINTCDYNQTKAATIAIAEHHGPVYLRFGRPSVANFTSETGEDFVIGKAVLLNEGTDVTIVATGHLVWEALIAAEALEAKGISAEVINIHTIKPLDEEAILKSVGKTGCIVTAEEHNILGGLGESVARVLALNNPAPQEFVAVNDSFGESGTPAQLMDKYKLNNQAIVEAVEKVVNRKK; from the coding sequence ATGAAAAAATATACAAATACAGGCAATAAAGATACCCGTTCTGGTTTTGGTGCGGGATTAACCGAACTTGGCAAGACAAACGAAAATGTTGTTGCACTTTGTGCTGACCTTATCGGGTCGCTTAAAATGGACGATTTTAAAGCTAACCACCCTGAGCGTTTCTTTCAGGTAGGTATTGCTGAAGCTAACATGATCGGTATGGCTGCAGGTTTAACCATCGGTGGAAAAATTCCTTTTACAGGAACTTTCGCTAACTTTTCTACAGGAAGGGTGTATGACCAGATCCGTCAGTCTGTGGCTTACTCAGACAAAAACGTAAAAATATGTGCTTCTCACGCCGGTTTAACATTAGGTGAAGACGGTGCAACACACCAAATACTTGAAGATATCGGTTTGATGAAAATGCTTCCGGGCATGACTGTAATCAATACTTGCGATTACAACCAGACTAAAGCAGCTACTATTGCTATCGCTGAGCACCACGGGCCTGTTTACTTACGTTTCGGCCGTCCGTCTGTTGCGAATTTTACTTCTGAAACAGGAGAAGATTTCGTAATTGGTAAAGCGGTTCTTCTTAACGAAGGTACAGACGTTACTATTGTAGCTACAGGACACCTTGTTTGGGAAGCGCTTATCGCTGCTGAAGCTCTTGAAGCTAAAGGCATCTCTGCAGAGGTTATCAACATCCACACTATTAAACCACTTGATGAGGAAGCTATCCTTAAATCGGTTGGTAAAACAGGATGTATTGTAACTGCTGAAGAACACAATATTCTTGGTGGTCTTGGTGAAAGCGTTGCACGTGTGCTTGCGCTTAACAATCCTGCTCCACAGGAATTCGTAGCGGTTAACGACAGTTTTGGTGAATCAGGAACACCTGCCCAACTAATGGACAAGTACAAACTGAACAACCAGGCTATCGTAGAAGCTGTTGAAAAAGTAGTAAACAGAAAGAAATAA
- a CDS encoding transketolase, translating into MKPNTQQLNDLTTQVRRDILRMVHAVNSGHPGGSLGCTEFLVALYQVLMDRKEGFDMDGLNEDVFFLSNGHISPVFYSVLARSGYFPVEELATFRLLNSRLQGHPTTHEGLPGVRMASGSLGQGMSVAIGAAQAKKLNGDKHLVYSLHGDGELQEGQNWEAMMYASAYKVDNYIATVDVNGKQIDGPTDEVLNMGSISAKFVAFGWDVVEIQQGNNIEAIIAGMTEAKAKTGQGRPVCVLLHTEMGNGVDFMMHTHAWHGKAPNDEQLQLAFNQNAATLGDY; encoded by the coding sequence ATGAAGCCTAACACACAACAACTAAATGACTTAACAACTCAGGTAAGAAGGGATATCCTTCGTATGGTTCATGCGGTAAATTCAGGTCACCCTGGAGGATCGCTTGGCTGTACAGAATTTTTAGTAGCCCTTTACCAGGTTTTAATGGATCGCAAAGAAGGTTTTGACATGGACGGCCTTAACGAAGATGTATTCTTCCTTTCTAACGGTCACATCTCTCCTGTATTTTACAGTGTACTTGCCCGCAGCGGATATTTCCCTGTAGAAGAGCTAGCTACATTCCGCCTTCTTAACTCAAGGCTTCAGGGCCACCCTACCACTCACGAAGGGCTTCCGGGAGTACGCATGGCCTCTGGTTCTCTTGGTCAGGGAATGAGCGTAGCAATTGGTGCTGCACAAGCTAAAAAACTTAACGGAGACAAACACCTTGTATATAGCCTTCATGGAGATGGAGAGCTACAGGAAGGCCAGAACTGGGAAGCAATGATGTATGCCTCTGCTTATAAAGTAGATAACTACATTGCTACAGTAGACGTTAACGGTAAACAAATTGATGGTCCTACAGACGAAGTACTTAACATGGGTAGCATTAGTGCTAAATTCGTTGCTTTCGGATGGGATGTTGTAGAAATTCAGCAAGGTAATAACATCGAAGCTATCATTGCAGGTATGACAGAAGCTAAAGCGAAAACAGGCCAGGGAAGACCGGTTTGTGTACTGCTTCATACCGAAATGGGTAACGGTGTAGACTTTATGATGCATACACACGCTTGGCACGGTAAAGCGCCAAACGATGAGCAGCTTCAGCTTGCTTTCAATCAGAACGCTGCAACTCTAGGTGACTATTAA
- a CDS encoding peptidase: MKNKITLALACLFCITAALAQTPNKASLDKYFDALQTNNKFSGSIALSQNGKTIYTRSVGFSDQDKNLKSNETTKFRIGSISKTFTAVLTFKAAEENKLKLTDKLDKYFPTVPNASKITVANLLNHHSGIHSFTSDPDYMVYMTQPKTQAELVAIISKATSEFEPDSKGAYSNSNYVLLSFILEKAYNKPYNTILEEKIIKPLGLKNTAYGSKTNSANNEAYSYSFTGKWTKQPETDMSIPMGAGAIVSTPTDLSLFIEGLFLGKIISAASLEEMKTLKDGYGMGIFATNLDGKKAYGHDGSIDGFTSMLTYFPEEKTTIAIVSNGHNDYSNKELSEVALRWAFNQPFEIPEFKTTTYTTEQLDKYTGNYTTTEIPISIMVTKEGTSLIAQATGQGPFPLSPAEENVFKFSQAGLTMEFNPAQNQMILKQGGGVFTFTKAK, from the coding sequence ATGAAAAACAAAATTACACTTGCTCTTGCCTGCCTTTTTTGCATTACCGCAGCCTTGGCGCAAACTCCAAACAAAGCGTCGCTAGACAAGTACTTCGATGCTCTGCAAACAAACAACAAATTCAGCGGAAGCATTGCCCTGTCACAAAACGGAAAAACAATTTACACGCGTTCTGTTGGTTTTAGTGATCAGGATAAAAATCTTAAATCTAACGAAACTACAAAATTCAGGATAGGATCTATATCCAAAACTTTTACTGCGGTTCTTACCTTTAAAGCAGCTGAAGAAAACAAGCTAAAGCTGACCGATAAACTAGACAAATACTTTCCTACGGTGCCAAATGCTTCTAAAATTACTGTTGCCAATTTGCTGAACCACCACAGCGGTATTCACAGTTTTACGAGCGACCCTGATTATATGGTTTACATGACGCAGCCAAAAACGCAGGCAGAATTGGTAGCCATTATTTCTAAAGCCACAAGCGAATTTGAACCCGACAGCAAAGGCGCTTACAGCAATTCTAACTATGTATTGTTAAGTTTCATCCTTGAAAAAGCATATAACAAACCGTACAATACCATTCTTGAGGAGAAAATAATAAAGCCGCTTGGCCTTAAAAACACTGCTTACGGAAGCAAAACCAACAGTGCAAACAACGAAGCCTACTCCTACTCTTTTACCGGTAAATGGACTAAACAACCTGAAACAGATATGTCTATACCAATGGGTGCAGGCGCTATAGTTTCTACACCAACCGACCTTTCACTTTTTATTGAAGGATTATTTTTAGGGAAAATAATATCGGCGGCAAGCCTTGAAGAAATGAAAACTCTTAAAGACGGTTATGGCATGGGAATATTTGCTACTAACCTGGATGGTAAAAAAGCATACGGACACGACGGCAGTATAGACGGTTTCACCTCAATGCTAACCTATTTTCCGGAAGAAAAAACCACTATAGCTATCGTGTCTAACGGACATAACGATTACAGCAATAAAGAACTTAGCGAAGTGGCTTTAAGGTGGGCATTTAATCAACCGTTTGAAATTCCCGAATTTAAAACCACAACTTATACCACAGAACAGCTTGATAAGTATACAGGCAACTACACAACTACCGAAATACCTATAAGCATAATGGTTACCAAAGAAGGTACATCGTTAATAGCACAGGCTACAGGCCAGGGTCCATTTCCGCTATCGCCCGCAGAAGAAAACGTTTTCAAATTCAGCCAGGCGGGGTTAACAATGGAGTTTAACCCGGCTCAAAACCAGATGATACTAAAACAGGGCGGCGGCGTATTTACCTTTACCAAAGCCAAGTAA
- the tgt gene encoding queuine tRNA-ribosyltransferase (Exchanges the guanine residue with 7-aminomethyl-7-deazaguanine in tRNAs with GU(N) anticodons (tRNA-Asp, -Asn, -His and -Tyr)) → MKFDLITKDPQSKARAGSLTTDHGVIETPIFMPVGTVGTVKGVHQRELKNDINPDIILGNTYHLYLRPGTEILEKAGGLHKFMNWDRPILTDSGGYQVYSLSANRKIKEEGVKFKSHIDGSYHFFSPESVMEIQRTIGADIIMAFDECTPYPCDYRYAKRSMHMTHRWLDRCITHLDKLPYKYGYSQAFFPIVQGSTYTDLRAQSAEYIANAGAVGNAIGGLSVGEPAEEMYAMTDVVCSILPEDKPRYLMGVGTPINILENIALGVDMFDCVMPTRNARNGMLFTANGSINIKNKKWEADFSPIDEMGITFVDTEYTIAYLRHLFSANEFLGKQIATIHNLGFYMWLVREARKHILAGDFREWKDMMVRNMSNRL, encoded by the coding sequence ATGAAATTTGATTTAATCACTAAAGACCCGCAAAGTAAAGCCAGAGCGGGCAGCTTAACTACCGATCACGGAGTTATAGAAACGCCAATCTTTATGCCTGTAGGTACCGTTGGTACTGTTAAAGGAGTGCACCAGCGCGAACTTAAAAATGATATTAACCCCGATATTATATTGGGAAATACGTACCATTTATACCTTCGCCCTGGAACTGAAATACTTGAAAAAGCAGGCGGATTACACAAATTCATGAACTGGGATCGCCCAATTCTTACCGATAGCGGCGGCTACCAGGTATACTCGCTTTCGGCTAACCGAAAAATTAAAGAAGAAGGTGTAAAGTTTAAATCGCACATTGACGGTTCGTACCATTTCTTTTCGCCGGAAAGCGTAATGGAAATTCAACGTACCATTGGCGCCGATATTATTATGGCCTTCGACGAATGCACACCTTACCCATGCGATTACCGTTATGCAAAACGCTCTATGCACATGACGCACCGCTGGTTAGACCGATGCATTACGCATCTTGACAAGCTTCCGTACAAATATGGCTATAGCCAGGCATTCTTTCCAATCGTTCAGGGTAGTACCTATACCGACCTGAGAGCCCAATCGGCAGAATACATTGCCAATGCCGGAGCAGTAGGTAATGCTATCGGCGGACTTTCTGTTGGAGAACCTGCCGAAGAAATGTATGCAATGACCGATGTAGTATGCAGCATTCTTCCGGAAGATAAGCCACGTTACCTTATGGGAGTTGGTACTCCGATAAACATCCTTGAAAATATAGCACTTGGTGTAGATATGTTCGACTGTGTTATGCCTACGCGTAACGCACGTAACGGAATGTTGTTCACAGCAAACGGGTCTATCAATATTAAAAACAAGAAGTGGGAAGCCGACTTTTCGCCGATAGACGAAATGGGCATTACTTTTGTTGATACCGAATATACCATAGCATACTTAAGGCATCTTTTCTCGGCTAACGAATTCCTTGGCAAGCAAATTGCTACCATACACAATCTTGGCTTTTATATGTGGTTGGTTCGTGAAGCCAGAAAGCATATCTTAGCAGGAGATTTCCGTGAATGGAAAGATATGATGGTTAGAAATATGAGCAATAGGCTGTAA
- a CDS encoding permease encodes MQGDNLKNYIHLHFIVFVWGFTAVLGKLISISAFSLVWYRMSIAVVLMLVYALITKAPFKVSRRALISFVIAGLVIALHWFTFFEAIKVSNISITLACLSTGAFFASLLESAFYGKRVVWYELLMGFIMIIALSVIIYGDFLLSLVNELQQGSYTAVRAGELFDAMQLGKGDLFGGVVIALISACLSATFAIINGRFAKEHNATTISFYELLGGIFFFSVYLLFTGQFTRGFFVLSQNDWIWLFVLGSICTGYAQIGAVKVMKTITAYTMMLTINLEPVYGIILALIVFKDSEKMSSTFYIGAAIILITVIINGILKNRTKKIN; translated from the coding sequence ATGCAAGGCGATAACCTTAAAAATTACATTCATCTTCATTTTATAGTATTTGTTTGGGGGTTTACTGCGGTATTGGGGAAGCTTATTTCTATAAGCGCCTTTTCGTTGGTATGGTACAGAATGAGTATAGCTGTTGTGCTTATGCTCGTTTATGCCCTCATTACCAAAGCACCTTTTAAAGTGTCACGCAGAGCCCTGATAAGTTTTGTTATCGCCGGACTTGTAATAGCGTTGCACTGGTTTACTTTTTTTGAAGCTATAAAAGTCTCCAATATATCTATAACCCTTGCGTGCCTTAGTACGGGTGCTTTTTTTGCTTCGTTACTGGAATCGGCATTTTATGGTAAGCGTGTAGTGTGGTACGAGCTGCTTATGGGTTTTATTATGATCATCGCACTGAGTGTTATCATCTATGGCGATTTCCTTTTGAGCCTTGTAAACGAACTTCAGCAAGGAAGCTATACAGCAGTTAGGGCAGGAGAACTATTTGATGCCATGCAGCTAGGCAAAGGCGACCTTTTTGGAGGAGTGGTTATAGCACTAATATCGGCGTGTCTTTCAGCTACGTTTGCGATCATCAATGGAAGGTTTGCCAAAGAACATAATGCCACTACCATATCATTTTACGAACTGCTGGGCGGTATTTTCTTCTTTTCGGTGTACCTGTTGTTTACAGGGCAGTTTACAAGGGGATTTTTTGTGCTTTCGCAGAATGACTGGATATGGCTTTTCGTGCTGGGTTCTATATGTACGGGTTATGCCCAGATAGGTGCCGTAAAAGTAATGAAGACCATAACAGCGTATACTATGATGCTTACCATTAACCTGGAGCCGGTATATGGGATAATTCTCGCATTAATTGTTTTTAAGGATAGCGAAAAAATGAGCAGTACATTTTACATAGGTGCTGCGATTATATTAATTACCGTGATTATCAACGGTATACTTAAAAACCGAACGAAAAAAATAAACTAA